The Montipora foliosa isolate CH-2021 chromosome 1, ASM3666993v2, whole genome shotgun sequence genome has a window encoding:
- the LOC138004782 gene encoding caspase-3-like isoform X2, producing MDEEHRQTLRRNRGILLKDLEAKRVASLLYAREIFSEDDKDEVNAKKTPLEQRETVLDTLPRKGPKAFQVFCDILLEVSPHLEAVLRPGQEDGRASEGTDGADDKVPVPATDGPSELDEADARFLGFGGTPTVSKPTGNAVDVATIYKMNRSSRGIAVIINNKNFLRSSGMDRYPRNGTDVDRDALEKLLRYLKFDVRIYNDQTKADIRRVTKQMATTNHSGYDAFVFSILTHGEEGVLYGTDGTISIRDLTSVFKDATTLVGKPKIFFFQACQGHEYMDGMDVTDAPQSDSKVSVPAEADFIYAYSTVPGYYSWRNSLNGSWFIQSLTKVFEENAAHMDILRMLTRVNALVSTYKSRTGDYYSDSKRQVSSIVSMLRKELYFFPENVTEQS from the exons ATGGATGAAGAACATAGACAAACATTACGTAGAAACAGGGGGATCTTGCTGAAAGATCTAGAGGCGAAAAGAGTGGCATCGCTGCTTTACGCGAGAGAGATCTTCAGTGAGGACGACAAGGACGAAGTCAATGCCAAGAAGACTCCCTTGGAACAGCGAGAAACAGTCTTGGATACGCTCCCACGGAAAGGGCCTAAAGCTTTCCAAGTGTTTTGCGATATTTTGCTAGAGGTCTCCCCTCACTTGGAGGCCGTTTTGAGGCCGGGTCAGGAAGACG GCAGAGCAAGTGAAGGTACGGATGGAGCAGATGACAAGGTACCTGTTCCAGCCACTGATGGCCCTTCAG AGCTTGATGAAGCAGATGCTAGGTTTCTTGGTTTTGGAGGCACCCCAACAGTTTCTAAGCCAACAGGAAATGCAGTTGATGTTGCAACGATTTACAAAATGAATCGTTCATCGAGAGGAATTGCAGTCATCATAAATAACAAGAATTTCCTGCGATCCTCAGGAATGGATCGATATCCTCGAAATGGCACCGACGTCGACCGTGATGCCCTGGAAAAATTGCTCAGGTATCTGAAGTTTGATGTTAGAATTTACAATGACCAAACCAAAGCTGATATAAGGAGGGTAACCAAGCAAATGGCAACAACCAATCACTCGGGTTATGATGCATTTGTCTTCTCCATTCTGACGCATGGCGAGGAAGGTGTCCTTTATGGAACAGATGGAACCATTTCAATCAGGGATCTCACCTCAGTCTTCAAAGATGCCACTACCTTGGTGGGAAAGCCCaagatttttttcttccagGCCTGCCAAG GCCACGAGTACATGGATGGGATGGACGTAACAGATGCTCCCCAATCTGACAGCAAAGTCTCTGTCCCAGCCGAAGCTGACTTCATCTACGCCTACTCCACGGTGCCCGGCTACTACTCTTGGAGAAATTCCCTCAATGGGTCCTGGTTCATCCAGTCACTGACCAAAGTGTTCGAAGAGAACGCAGCACACATGGATATCCTGCGAATGTTGACAAGGGTGAACGCCCTAGTGTCCACGTACAAGTCACGCACCGGCGACTATTACTCCGACAGCAAGCGACAAGTTTCAAGTATTGTTTCAATGCTTCGCAAGGAACTGTATTTCTTTCCCGAGAATGTCACGGAGCAGAGTTAA
- the LOC138004782 gene encoding caspase-3-like isoform X1, with amino-acid sequence MDEEHRQTLRRNRGILLKDLEAKRVASLLYAREIFSEDDKDEVNAKKTPLEQRETVLDTLPRKGPKAFQVFCDILLEVSPHLEAVLRPGQEDGRASEGTDGADDKVPVPATDGPSDQNKSMDPGLDDSIDNPFRHGSYNMSKTLLQRDTTTMYKMTSTPRGIAVIINNKNFLESSGQHLSPRDGTEVDGEALKRLFKKLQFKVEVYNNQTKAEIRRIAIGMAKSNHSMYDACILAILTHGLDGVVYGVDGTIPIRDIISPFKKCKTLAGKPKIFFFQACQGQEFMDGLDVPDAPHPHSTSKVSVPVEADFIYAYSTVPGYYSWRNSAGSWFIKSVVKVFEENAYHMEVLQMLTRVNALISTFKSRHPVALDKRQVSTTVSMLTKDLYFFPQAEGQNGDKQDRDASNCKVN; translated from the exons ATGGATGAAGAACATAGACAAACATTACGTAGAAACAGGGGGATCTTGCTGAAAGATCTAGAGGCGAAAAGAGTGGCATCGCTGCTTTACGCGAGAGAGATCTTCAGTGAGGACGACAAGGACGAAGTCAATGCCAAGAAGACTCCCTTGGAACAGCGAGAAACAGTCTTGGATACGCTCCCACGGAAAGGGCCTAAAGCTTTCCAAGTGTTTTGCGATATTTTGCTAGAGGTCTCCCCTCACTTGGAGGCCGTTTTGAGGCCGGGTCAGGAAGACG GCAGAGCAAGTGAAGGTACGGATGGAGCAGATGACAAGGTACCTGTTCCAGCCACTGATGGCCCTTCAG ACCAAAACAAAAGTATGGATCCTGGTCTTGATGACAGCATAGATAATCCATTCAGACATGGAAGCTACAACATGAGCAAGACATTGCTGCAGCGAGACACAACCACAATGTACAAAATGACTAGCACACCTAGGGGCATTGCAGTAATCATCAACAACAAGAATTTCCTTGAGTCATCAGGGCAGCATTTATCACCACGAGATGGCACGGAAGTGGATGGCGAAGCTCTCAAGAGGCTCTTTAAGAAGTTGCAATTTAAAGTGGAAGTTTACAACAATCAGACCAAGGCTGAGATAAGGCGCATTGCAATTGGGATGGCTAAGTCAAACCACTCCATGTATGATGCCTGTATCTTGGCTATTCTGACACATGGTCTGGATGGTGTGGTTTATGGAGTAGATGGCACCATTCCTATCAGGGACATAATCTCTCCGTTTAAAAAGTGCAAGACATTGGCTGGGAAGcccaaaatctttttttttcaagcttgtCAAG GGCAAGAATTCATGGATGGTTTAGATGTCCCTGATGCTCCTCATCCACATTCTACAAGTAAAGTTTCTGTCCCTGTTGAGGCAGACTTCATCTATGCTTATTCGACTGTGCCTGGTTACTACTCCTGGAGGAATAGCGCTGGGTCCTGGTTTATCAAGTCTGTTGTCAAGGTATTTGAGGAGAATGCCTATCACATGGAAGTCCTGCAAATGCTGACAAGAGTAAATGCCCTCATATCTACTTTCAAGTCACGCCATCCAGTTGCTCTTGACAAGAGACAAGTATCCACCACTGTCTCAATGCTGACGAAAGATCTGTATTTCTTTCCTCAAGCTGAAGGCCAGAATGGGGACAAGCAAGACCGTGATGCATCAAATTGCAAAGTGAACTAG